The genomic interval GAAAgtcacgtgctacctaaagagttaaagGCAAAGCGACGAAGAGATACATCAGAGGTGAATACCAGTTACGCCTTTGATATAGTAAAGAAAGCAGAAGCAGATAAAGATGCAAGTGAAGTTAAAGGCGAACAAGAATATAAAGATAAGAGTCGAATggcatttaaataaataaagttggATGTCAGAACTACAGATAGTGCAAAGGTTGgtaaatacaaatttacaaaGAAGATGGACGCCTGGTAGGTACTGCACATTCCCCGAGGTCGAGGGGCACCACCTTTCCATCGACGATTTGATTGCCAGGGTCAGAGTTTGAGGTGTTAATCTCTGGATTTTCACACGTTGCTTGAGCCAAAGCCTCTTTAAACCCCTCCTCAAACGTGTCAGCCATGTCGTCGAGGAGTTCTTTGTTGGATTTCTCCAATTCTTCAATCTTGGAGTTCTTGGTGGCTAGCTGCTTATCCAAAAATTCCTTCTCCACCTAAAGTTTGTTGACATCAGCTTGTAGTTTGCCCTTTTCAGCCTGGAGAAGGTTAGGAGCTTCGACCTTCGCAGCTAGCTCCCCCTCAGTTTTCCCAAGCTTTTGCTCCCGGCCAACGCAGTGGGCTTCAAGTTTCTTCTGCTGTGCATCAGAAGCCTTCGTTGCGTCTTCGAGCTCTGCAATTTTGACTCGAAGGGGCACAACGTGTGTACcatcccgtccccgggcgttgaccaaaggtcaaagtcaacacatggtTGGACCCCTtgagggacccaaggaagaaagtcaacaggctGACCGCTTGGGGGATCGCCAAGTTAAGGCGTCGCCTCGCAAAGGCGTCAcctaagaaaggcgtcgcctcgcaaaggcgtcgcctaagaaaggcgtcgccctAGAAAGGCGTCTCCAGGTAAAGGCATCACCAAAATAAGACATAGCCGAGTCAAGACATCACAAGGAGGGCTCGAGCCTCCTTGACAGCTAAGAATGGcgacaaagagaaaaaaaaaggtggcttcaaggccacagTCCTAGTACTAGTAGGGAGTAATCTAACTCGTGAAGCACCCACGCCACCGCTGGAaaaccctgggacagatacgacccatgagggggccacgcccaggggagaaccacgtgcatggtacgagagaaaggtagatacactcccaaggtGTGTGACTAgaagttggggcgcatgagctggcacccagaaagtcacccccttACGCCAAATGCACTTCGAGAAAGGAGGGTTTGCAcgatggattaaccctaagttgggttacggcgctgtagggccctccacgaagagtcacgatcaagttagaagaacacgtggcaataagcactgaaaacatcaaggcattcctaaaagttcgctaaggtacgcgttaattcagttaagattcgaatgttccaaggaatatttttatacgctttcaatgcgctttaacgcgttttAAAGGCGAGAGGTGTATAAAAGGGGACCTTGGGCGTTTGAAaagggatccgagttttgacctaattcttgcAGCTTTACACAgtgcacaaaccctagttgttttcgctgcacacccactgtgtgcacaagacgattagggctacacagtttcagtcattcagttatttttcgaccaccttcagaacATTCgttacggtgttccgatacggaggtgcgtcagatttgatgtttctcgctagctgacttgatcgtcaaagTGAAAACGGCCgtgagggcgcccctttgtttacttcttttcaggtactcacagatggagcagaacgaaggtgccctagatCGTGAGAaaaagccacgcataaagacaacccaggtcaaccggcgggaacatttggcgcccaccgtggggcccgatataaaacatcagtcccactacacagtttttcagttccagttctcaaaaCCCAAATAGTCAAGAAGGTTTTCAGAGAACCATGAACATGAGACATTtacgcgctaggagtgaagagatgaccatgcaacaaatcatgggcatgatgcaagggctgcaggaagcaatggcagcatcgaaagcagagcaagagcgcatgcaggcgtaTCTCACAGCATCCcaggcgagaaacgatgagctccaccgcGCAAACGAGGAGTTACGCTGTGGATGGCGCGACGTAGATGAGCCTGAGACTGCCACCCCACCCAGAGAATTTCTCAACACCATTCTCACAGGCAATCCTAGAGACAGCAATCCCCAACACATTCACGGGGCCCAAagtaaccttcacagggatggaggatcctgaggcgcacctcactgcgttccacacccagatgatgctggttggcggttctgatgccgtaagatgcaagctctttatgagcactttgactagatggccatggattggttcatcagcctcccagagggtcacatcacgtctttTGCACAACTTTCGCAGCTATTCAGATAGCAGTATTTAGCCAATATGGCACCAGCCCCAGTCTCATACGACCTattcgacgtgaagcagtatcaagagGAGACTCtgaaagagtacataagccgcttcggagcgcaggtggtgaaggtgggtaccacagacgaacccatgatcgtgtacgcattcaggaaaGGGGTGTGTCCTGGGTCTTTCAGCAAGTCGCTCAACCGCAGCCGCCCCAAAAGTTTTGCTGAAGTaaggcgtcgggcggtagaacacaTTGCCTCTGAGGGAGATGcatacgagaagtgcacgacAACTGCACCTACACGACCCAGAGCACAGATGTGCACGCAACCCGCTAGGGTCCACGAAGCCACCACAGAAAGAAAGAACCAAGACAGGAAGCGCACCTACGAAACAATGAGGGCCCAGCCAAGGGTTCGagcagaaggaaggagaaagggAAATAGACCTctaaggcacaactttgtggtagaacttaaagacctcatcgtcgtgcccaacatagctgacaaGTTGAGGCCACCAGTGAAGTCTGAGAAGATACTGGGGCCTCAcaaggaatcatggtgcgaatttcacgaagcATTCGgacaccatattaacaactgcttgGCTCTgagctatcagttggatgagttGGTGAAGAATGGTATCTTGAAAGATTACCTCGCTGGGTCCACTGTGACCACGGCCACGGCGGCACCAAAGGAAGGTCAAGCGCATGAAATCCCAACTCAcggagaagtgcacaccatctTTGGCGGCTTTACCGgaggaggacccactgcctctcaacgaAAGAAGTATGTGAGGTCAGTAAGTTCAGTTGCAGAGGGATTTCCAGACGActcgtgggagtcagacctcgttttcacaagggctgacctgCGGGATGTCGTCCCACACGATAATGACCCAGTGGTCATTTCAATagtcacagcgggaaggaaggtacatagggttctcgtcgaccaaggcagttttgcagacgtcatgttttggtcgaccttctataagttacagttgtcccctgaccttttgagaccctatactggatgcttgtatgggtttgcagatAACCAAGTAGAAGTACGTGGCTACTTGGAAAagaggacgacgttcactgatggagtGGCGTTGCGCACCGAGAGCATCTGGTACTTAGTGGTCAACGCCAACTCAGCTTACAACATTTTGTTAGGCAAACCTTCCTTGAACAGATTGAGGGCGGtgtcctccacgcgccacatgaagatgaagctaccagatcttagtggcaaggtgattgtgatcaagtcagatcaagaagaggcctgtaagtgctatgaaaatagcctaaagataaagagaggcgtggtcatggtgaCCGAGCGACCACTCGTTTCAAATTCGCAAATGGAGTTAGAGCCgttggaagaggcgacgcccgcgaagTCCACGCCGGCGAAGCCACCCTGATGGATTtgc from Phaseolus vulgaris cultivar G19833 chromosome 1, P. vulgaris v2.0, whole genome shotgun sequence carries:
- the LOC137815791 gene encoding uncharacterized protein, translated to MAPAPVSYDLFDVKQYQEETLKEYISRFGAQVVKVGTTDEPMIVYAFRKGVCPGSFSKSLNRSRPKSFAEVRRRAVEHIASEGDAYEKCTTTAPTRPRAQMCTQPARVHEATTERKNQDRKRTYETMRAQPRVRAEGRRKGNRPLRHNFVVELKDLIVVPNIADKLRPPVKSEKILGPHKESWCEFHEAFGHHINNCLALSYQLDELVKNGILKDYLAGSTVTTATAAPKEGQAHEIPTHGEVHTIFGGFTGGGPTASQRKKYVRSVSSVAEGFPDDSWESDLVFTRADLRDVVPHDNDPVVISIVTAGRKVHRVLVDQGSFADVMFWSTFYKLQLSPDLLRPYTGCLYGFADNQVEVRGYLEKRTTFTDGVALRTESIWYLVVNANSAYNILLGKPSLNRLRAVSSTRHMKMKLPDLSGKVIVIKSDQEEACKCYENSLKIKRGVVMVTERPLVSNSQMELEPLEEATPAKSTPAKPP